The Allofrancisella frigidaquae genome has a segment encoding these proteins:
- the map gene encoding type I methionyl aminopeptidase, protein MSEIIIKTPEEIAKMRVAGKLAAEVLEMITPYVKEGVTTAELDKICHDYIVNEQQAYPAPLNYHGFPKSICTSINHVVCHGIPCDKKLKKGDIVNIDVTVKKDGFHGDTSKMFIIGEASVMAKKLVEVTHQCLWKGIEVVKPGNHFGDIGAVIESHAKKFGYSIVDTFCGHGIGKEFHEPPHVMHHGKMGTGAKFQEGMIFTIEPMINIGKRPVSVLKDGWTAVTKDRSLSAQWEHTILVTRDGYEVLTLRKEEKV, encoded by the coding sequence ATGAGTGAAATAATTATAAAAACGCCTGAAGAAATAGCAAAAATGCGTGTTGCTGGCAAATTAGCAGCTGAAGTTTTAGAAATGATAACTCCATATGTTAAAGAAGGTGTAACCACAGCAGAACTAGATAAAATCTGTCATGATTATATAGTAAATGAACAGCAAGCTTATCCAGCGCCTCTTAATTACCATGGTTTTCCAAAGTCTATTTGCACCTCTATAAACCATGTTGTTTGTCATGGTATTCCTTGTGATAAAAAGCTTAAAAAAGGTGATATTGTAAATATAGATGTAACTGTAAAAAAAGATGGCTTTCATGGAGATACAAGCAAGATGTTTATAATAGGGGAGGCTTCTGTTATGGCTAAAAAGCTTGTGGAGGTAACTCACCAATGCTTATGGAAAGGGATTGAGGTTGTTAAGCCAGGCAACCATTTTGGAGATATTGGGGCTGTTATAGAAAGTCATGCTAAAAAATTTGGTTACTCTATCGTAGATACTTTTTGTGGTCATGGTATTGGTAAAGAGTTTCATGAGCCACCACATGTAATGCATCATGGTAAGATGGGGACAGGAGCAAAATTTCAGGAGGGTATGATATTTACTATCGAGCCAATGATCAATATAGGTAAAAGGCCAGTATCTGTATTAAAAGATGGTTGGACGGCGGTGACAAAAGATAGATCTTTATCTGCTCAATGGGAGCATACTATATTGGTCACCAGAGATGGTTATGAAGTATTAACCTTAAGAAAAGAAGAAAAAGTTTAA
- the parC gene encoding DNA topoisomerase IV subunit A yields the protein MDLFSSLENRQSVGEFSEQAYLTYSMYVILDRALPHISDGLKPVQRRIIYAMSEIGLSHLSKYKKSARTVGDVLGKYHPHGDSACYEAMVLMAQDFSYRYPFIDGQGNWGSIDDPKSFAAMRYTESRLSKYAVLLLDELKKGTVDWVKNFDGTLDEPKLLPAQVPNILLNGAMGIAVGMSTYIPPHNITEVINACLHILSNPKASIDDILEIVEAPDYPAGANIISTKQEISEVYKSGTGSIRQQAVYDIDNDGNVIITKLPHQVSSAAVMEQIANQLKQQKITWIKNIQDESDDKEPVKIVLYSNTTKKNIKRLMGHLLATTDLEKSFRVNMNMIGLDNRPRVKNLLEILQEWLEYRKQTLKRRLTTSLDKVLARLHILEGLLIAFLNIDEVINIIRNYDDPSIELQNRFALSEIQAEAILNIRLRKLAKIEEIEIKKEQKELDKEKELLEGYLNSETKFKNLMKKEFGQILADFGDQRRSKIIEAEKAQALEEKDLIPNEKVTVLLSKAGWVRCAKGDNIDPTGLSYKPEDSHYLAASGHSNVKIIFFSKLGKSYSMYIDKLPSARGYGEHITAYIPLDKADEIIGIAFVNTASHFLLANSSGKGFVIPGEDLVANKVTGKNIFDADEVIKFVAFDSSSKALIISAQGRAVIRDFSTFAELKKGKGKSIIKLDKKDKVEHVELFDPESQEIILNAGKRFIRIDNKNIDTYITDKTSGGGVLLPQGFRKITKVEIEEK from the coding sequence ATGGATTTATTTTCAAGTTTAGAGAACCGGCAATCAGTAGGTGAATTTTCAGAACAAGCCTACTTAACTTACTCAATGTATGTGATTTTAGATAGAGCATTACCACATATCTCAGATGGTTTAAAGCCTGTGCAAAGGCGTATCATATATGCAATGAGTGAAATTGGGTTAAGTCACCTTTCTAAATACAAAAAATCTGCTCGCACAGTGGGTGATGTATTAGGTAAATACCATCCACACGGCGACAGTGCGTGCTATGAAGCTATGGTTTTGATGGCTCAAGACTTTTCTTATAGGTATCCGTTTATAGATGGTCAAGGAAATTGGGGCTCTATTGATGATCCGAAATCATTTGCTGCAATGCGTTATACAGAATCTCGGCTTTCAAAGTATGCAGTTCTTCTTTTGGACGAATTAAAGAAAGGAACTGTTGATTGGGTGAAAAATTTTGATGGTACTTTAGATGAGCCAAAACTTTTACCAGCTCAAGTGCCAAATATATTATTAAATGGGGCTATGGGTATTGCTGTTGGGATGTCGACATATATCCCGCCACATAATATAACAGAAGTTATAAATGCTTGTTTGCATATTTTATCTAATCCAAAAGCTAGCATAGATGATATTTTAGAGATAGTTGAAGCACCAGATTATCCAGCTGGAGCTAATATTATAAGTACCAAACAGGAGATATCAGAAGTTTACAAATCTGGTACAGGATCAATTAGGCAGCAAGCGGTGTATGACATTGATAATGATGGTAATGTTATTATCACAAAACTACCTCATCAAGTTTCAAGTGCAGCTGTTATGGAGCAAATAGCTAACCAACTAAAACAACAAAAGATAACGTGGATCAAAAACATCCAAGATGAATCTGATGATAAAGAGCCTGTGAAAATAGTTTTATATTCGAATACAACAAAAAAGAACATTAAAAGGTTAATGGGGCATCTGTTAGCAACAACAGATCTTGAAAAAAGTTTTCGTGTGAATATGAATATGATAGGACTTGATAATCGTCCAAGAGTTAAAAATTTACTTGAAATCTTACAAGAGTGGCTTGAGTACAGAAAGCAAACTTTAAAAAGAAGGTTAACTACAAGCTTAGATAAAGTATTAGCTCGTTTACATATTTTAGAGGGTTTACTAATAGCGTTTCTAAATATAGATGAAGTAATTAATATTATTAGAAATTATGATGATCCAAGTATAGAGTTACAAAATAGATTTGCTCTCTCAGAGATTCAAGCTGAAGCAATACTTAATATCAGATTACGTAAATTAGCAAAGATTGAAGAAATAGAGATTAAAAAAGAACAAAAAGAGCTAGATAAAGAGAAAGAGCTTTTAGAGGGTTATTTAAATAGTGAAACTAAATTTAAAAACCTTATGAAAAAAGAGTTTGGGCAGATACTAGCTGATTTTGGTGATCAAAGACGCTCAAAAATTATAGAAGCTGAGAAAGCTCAAGCCTTAGAAGAAAAAGATTTAATCCCTAATGAAAAGGTTACAGTTTTACTCTCTAAAGCAGGTTGGGTAAGGTGTGCTAAGGGTGATAATATAGATCCTACAGGCCTTAGCTATAAGCCAGAAGATAGCCATTATCTAGCAGCATCAGGACATAGCAACGTAAAAATTATCTTTTTCTCTAAACTAGGTAAATCGTACTCTATGTATATAGATAAGTTGCCTTCAGCAAGGGGATATGGTGAGCATATTACAGCTTATATTCCTTTAGATAAAGCAGATGAAATTATAGGTATTGCATTTGTAAATACAGCTTCACATTTTTTATTAGCAAATAGTAGTGGTAAAGGCTTTGTAATACCTGGCGAGGATCTTGTAGCAAATAAAGTCACGGGGAAAAACATTTTTGATGCTGATGAGGTGATAAAATTTGTTGCTTTTGACAGTAGTTCAAAAGCTTTAATTATAAGTGCCCAAGGTAGGGCTGTAATTCGAGACTTCTCAACTTTTGCTGAGCTAAAAAAAGGTAAAGGCAAGTCTATAATTAAGCTTGATAAAAAAGATAAAGTAGAACATGTAGAACTCTTTGATCCAGAAAGCCAAGAAATTATTTTAAATGCGGGTAAAAGGTTTATACGTATAGATAATAAAAATATAGACACTTATATTACAGATAAGACATCAGGTGGTGGAGTGCTTTTACCACAAGGATTTAGAAAAATCACTAAAGTTGAGATTGAGGAAAAATGA
- a CDS encoding IS256 family transposase, giving the protein MSKNKKSEDIYTAIADQIIDSGVDINQMFEKDGLLKQLTKRLLEKALDAEMNSHLGYSKHQRTNSSNARNGYSNKTLATDTGNLEISVPRDRDSDFEPQIVPKRVTKINGLDQKIISLYAKGMSTTDIQQQLFELYDTKISTSFISDVTEAIIDDVKAWQNRPLESVYPIVFFDCIVVKVREDKHIINKAVYVALGISLTGHKDVLGLWISQNEGAKYWLSVFTELKNRGLQDIFIACTDNLKGMSDAIQAIYPETKHQLCIVHQIRNSLKYVPYKDKKEVARELKKIYDADTIAIAQSELDNFANKYDTKYPLISKSWINNWDNLTVFLQYPPKIRKVIYTTNAIESLNSQFRKVIKNKKLFPKDDSVFKSLYLAIDYLTKKWSMPVKYWNEAMPYFAIEFEHRIQRFM; this is encoded by the coding sequence ATGTCTAAGAATAAGAAGTCAGAAGATATTTACACAGCTATTGCAGATCAAATAATAGATTCAGGTGTTGATATTAATCAAATGTTTGAGAAAGATGGTTTGCTAAAGCAACTAACAAAACGATTATTAGAAAAAGCACTAGATGCAGAAATGAATAGTCATCTTGGTTATTCAAAACACCAAAGGACTAATTCATCAAATGCTAGGAATGGCTATAGTAACAAGACATTAGCTACAGACACAGGTAATTTGGAAATATCAGTTCCACGAGATAGAGATAGTGACTTTGAACCTCAAATAGTTCCCAAAAGAGTCACCAAGATAAACGGCTTAGACCAAAAAATTATATCTTTGTATGCTAAAGGTATGAGTACTACAGATATCCAACAACAGTTATTTGAGTTATATGATACAAAGATAAGTACAAGCTTTATAAGTGATGTTACAGAAGCTATTATTGATGATGTTAAAGCATGGCAAAATAGACCTTTAGAGTCAGTTTATCCAATAGTGTTTTTTGACTGTATAGTCGTTAAAGTTAGAGAAGACAAGCATATTATTAATAAAGCTGTGTATGTGGCTCTTGGCATATCGTTAACTGGTCATAAGGATGTATTAGGTCTTTGGATCAGTCAAAATGAAGGTGCTAAATATTGGCTTAGTGTTTTTACTGAATTAAAGAATAGAGGCTTACAGGATATATTTATAGCATGTACTGATAATTTAAAAGGCATGTCTGATGCTATACAAGCTATATACCCTGAGACAAAGCATCAGCTTTGTATCGTTCATCAAATTCGTAATAGTCTTAAGTATGTGCCATATAAAGACAAGAAAGAGGTAGCTAGAGAGTTAAAGAAAATATATGATGCTGATACCATTGCAATAGCTCAATCTGAGCTTGATAACTTTGCAAATAAATATGATACTAAATATCCTTTAATTTCAAAGTCATGGATAAATAATTGGGATAATTTAACTGTATTCTTGCAATATCCTCCAAAAATTCGTAAAGTTATTTACACTACTAATGCGATTGAATCGCTTAATAGCCAGTTTAGGAAAGTCATTAAGAATAAAAAGCTATTTCCTAAAGATGACTCTGTTTTCAAATCTTTGTACTTGGCTATAGATTATTTGACTAAAAAATGGTCTATGCCTGTTAAATATTGGAATGAGGCTATGCCTTATTTCGCTATCGAGTTTGAGCATAGAATTCAGAGATTCATGTAA
- a CDS encoding NAD(P)-dependent oxidoreductase, whose protein sequence is MYGSGEAFIRLVQQEIVTDLKDKKFVLFGYGKVGRGVAKYLTKAGAKISVVEITPNTLMES, encoded by the coding sequence ATGTACGGCTCTGGTGAAGCTTTTATAAGACTTGTCCAGCAAGAAATAGTTACCGACCTTAAAGACAAAAAATTTGTCCTTTTCGGTTATGGTAAAGTAGGTAGAGGAGTTGCAAAATACCTTACTAAGGCTGGAGCTAAAATTAGTGTTGTTGAAATCACACCAAACACCTTGATGGAGAGTTAA
- a CDS encoding glycosyltransferase has protein sequence MKYFCKICKKEKMGGYDGEPCNLTRDCSGKMVPLSLIFGTDYNNFNTYFPEKITKTMYKGEEYILPNEIEITGKKIKSIHKGEEYILPDKVKIMKSIANENSERRRKKVDPIAALKETDFERKVVYEQSLDGKNLLNSLRIDNPIHASQPNLVHFIWFGRVLPITYLCNIADFLSLNPEYTAIVWTSDVQTMSEYVSHVPWKREQAGKTMGITQPGLRNDLVLLPSKKSLSYLDLAYTARQSTPMSDGLMKDYKMLMSKEAVYADKVELNKSFPDGVQQFKKLYRNGRIKILSVLDLDDNINKAFVETKIDKTQYNAIRELYDLSLNLIGGPNKHFAMASDILRLILILTKGGLYLDTDTYFHPKMKEANKLIRNKDSKISLVLGSKYASATYTAYNAIMYGPQYSRGALMMLEFMYNKLRKSVNYGRLSEVLIKKDLNPQFVLDNTGPSLYEQYLSLVGDEGVIATNEFAIIESDKTWK, from the coding sequence ATGAAATATTTTTGTAAAATATGTAAAAAAGAAAAGATGGGTGGATATGATGGAGAACCTTGTAACTTAACTCGAGATTGTTCAGGGAAAATGGTGCCGCTATCATTAATTTTCGGAACTGATTACAATAATTTTAATACCTATTTTCCTGAAAAAATAACAAAAACTATGTATAAAGGCGAAGAATATATATTGCCTAATGAAATAGAGATTACAGGAAAAAAAATAAAATCCATTCATAAAGGTGAAGAATATATATTACCTGATAAAGTAAAAATCATGAAAAGCATAGCCAATGAAAACAGTGAGAGGAGGAGAAAAAAGGTTGATCCAATCGCTGCTTTAAAGGAAACTGATTTTGAAAGAAAGGTGGTGTATGAACAGTCTCTAGATGGGAAAAACTTATTAAATTCACTAAGAATAGATAATCCTATCCACGCATCACAACCAAACCTTGTTCATTTTATTTGGTTTGGTCGAGTACTACCAATAACATATCTTTGCAATATAGCTGATTTTTTAAGCCTAAATCCAGAGTACACAGCTATAGTATGGACATCAGACGTTCAAACAATGAGTGAATATGTAAGTCATGTGCCATGGAAAAGGGAACAAGCTGGAAAAACTATGGGAATAACTCAACCAGGTCTAAGGAATGATTTAGTCCTGCTACCATCGAAGAAAAGTTTAAGTTATTTAGATCTAGCATACACTGCTCGACAATCCACCCCAATGTCGGATGGATTAATGAAAGATTACAAAATGTTAATGTCTAAAGAAGCTGTTTATGCAGATAAAGTTGAATTAAATAAATCTTTTCCTGACGGAGTTCAGCAATTTAAAAAGCTATATAGAAATGGTCGAATAAAGATTCTTAGCGTACTTGACTTGGATGATAACATAAACAAAGCATTCGTGGAAACTAAAATTGACAAAACACAGTACAATGCTATACGAGAGCTATATGATCTCTCATTGAATCTGATAGGAGGACCGAATAAACATTTCGCTATGGCAAGTGATATCCTTCGCTTAATTTTGATTTTAACGAAAGGAGGACTTTATCTTGATACTGATACTTATTTTCACCCTAAAATGAAAGAAGCAAATAAATTAATTCGTAATAAAGATTCAAAAATAAGTCTAGTCCTGGGAAGTAAATATGCTAGTGCAACATATACTGCATATAATGCTATTATGTATGGGCCACAGTACTCTAGAGGAGCATTAATGATGTTAGAATTTATGTACAATAAGTTGCGAAAGTCTGTAAACTACGGTCGCTTATCTGAGGTATTGATAAAAAAGGACTTAAATCCTCAATTTGTCCTAGACAATACAGGACCATCGTTATATGAACAATATTTATCACTTGTTGGGGACGAAGGAGTTATTGCGACAAATGAATTTGCTATTATTGAATCAGACAAAACGTGGAAATAA
- a CDS encoding 5'-methylthioadenosine/adenosylhomocysteine nucleosidase: protein MRKIAILGAMEIEIQPILEKLDNYQIVEYANNKYYLANYQDKELVIAYSKIGKVFSAMTAAIMIERFGAECLLFTGVAGGLQELQVGDLLAATATVQHDVDITAFGYPHGKNPVSEIKIDTCKEMLQKAQLVAKELELDLKMGVIATGDQFICDTVKKDFVVGEFAAKAIEMEGGSVNLVCNELGISSLILRSISDTADGDAPENFDEFAKMAAQKSANFVFSLIQRI, encoded by the coding sequence GTGAGAAAAATAGCTATACTTGGTGCGATGGAAATTGAAATCCAGCCTATACTAGAAAAATTAGACAATTATCAAATAGTTGAATATGCAAATAACAAATATTACTTAGCTAATTACCAAGATAAAGAATTGGTTATCGCATATAGCAAAATAGGTAAAGTATTTTCTGCCATGACAGCAGCTATTATGATTGAGCGTTTTGGAGCTGAATGTTTACTCTTTACTGGAGTAGCTGGAGGATTACAAGAGCTACAAGTCGGTGATCTGCTAGCAGCTACAGCGACAGTACAACATGATGTTGATATAACAGCATTTGGTTATCCACATGGTAAAAATCCAGTTTCAGAGATCAAAATAGATACCTGTAAAGAGATGTTACAGAAAGCTCAACTGGTAGCAAAAGAGTTAGAGTTAGATCTTAAAATGGGTGTAATTGCTACAGGAGATCAGTTTATTTGCGATACAGTAAAAAAAGATTTTGTAGTAGGCGAGTTTGCTGCAAAAGCTATAGAGATGGAAGGTGGTAGTGTTAATTTAGTATGTAATGAGCTTGGTATATCAAGTTTAATATTAAGAAGTATATCAGATACTGCAGATGGTGACGCACCAGAAAATTTTGATGAATTTGCTAAAATGGCAGCACAAAAATCAGCAAATTTCGTTTTTAGCTTAATACAAAGAATATAA
- a CDS encoding lytic transglycosylase domain-containing protein, with product MTKKFFIVFLTITSLEFGYSLTDQQIKSSKQAIQALYDKDYKSYYFLKSKLKDTSIYSYLQYKEISSEPGIFDQMTIDSYYKDNKDTYWLSQLSDDLATYYAKNHNWELFDKYYTGGLGVSGKCWSIQAQYEQEDKEKALNAYAQLWQDMVYMPSGCNEMQKYWDNYDHKAKDYIVTKAYTLAFAGKFSDALWLLNTYVKNNDDYVNYITAWKEVTKDPSKLDNFILKFHRYKNFNDIFVEISKNLIKKDSENYAKVWDSLKNTRYLNEKTKHQCISEIAVSFARSQSLQAKHWLDKVDKRYLDTIVWEWLLRVDLYNSDFKDYIKTYSKLPKQSQQDNAWRYWLAYSYKKLGQQEKAKQIFEQLAKEPLEYYSFLAADELGKPYNYGDKPNDKLDTKDINDLLKEQTIQQAIDLYQIDQYTDSTSLWKWSIRNKLKNDQKDEIKKLAQLVANENMYYAAIFNMSVIGQYSNINLLFPKAFISKVKENADKYAIDKGLILSIMRKESLFDIEAKSPAGAKGLMQVTIPTAEFIVKKYKLSLVGAKLDKIDTQIFTPENNIKIGTANLYFLDSLFNKNIILGIAAYNAGPGNVAKWLNSKEVPAPIWIENIPFGETRHYVRKVLVYMIVYNDFVLKDKQKHISDFLGSKLSHKLSFR from the coding sequence ATGACAAAAAAATTTTTTATCGTTTTTTTAACTATAACGAGTTTAGAATTTGGCTATAGTCTTACAGATCAGCAAATTAAGTCCTCAAAGCAAGCCATTCAGGCATTGTATGACAAAGACTATAAGTCTTATTATTTTCTCAAATCGAAGCTTAAAGATACGAGTATTTATTCTTATTTGCAGTATAAAGAAATTAGTTCAGAACCAGGTATTTTTGATCAAATGACTATAGATAGTTATTACAAGGATAACAAAGACACATACTGGTTATCGCAATTATCTGATGACCTTGCGACGTATTATGCGAAAAATCATAATTGGGAGTTATTTGATAAATACTATACAGGTGGTCTAGGTGTTTCCGGAAAATGTTGGAGTATACAAGCTCAGTATGAGCAAGAAGATAAGGAAAAGGCTTTAAACGCATATGCTCAGCTATGGCAAGATATGGTGTATATGCCATCTGGTTGTAATGAAATGCAAAAATATTGGGATAACTATGATCATAAAGCTAAAGATTATATTGTAACTAAAGCTTATACTTTAGCTTTTGCAGGTAAATTTAGCGATGCGTTATGGTTATTAAATACTTATGTAAAAAATAATGATGATTATGTGAATTACATTACAGCTTGGAAAGAAGTGACAAAAGATCCTAGTAAGCTGGATAACTTTATTTTAAAGTTCCATAGATATAAAAATTTTAATGACATCTTTGTAGAGATATCGAAAAATTTAATCAAAAAGGATTCGGAAAATTATGCTAAAGTTTGGGATAGTTTAAAAAATACAAGGTATCTAAATGAGAAAACGAAACATCAGTGTATTTCTGAAATAGCAGTAAGTTTCGCGCGTTCTCAATCATTGCAAGCCAAACACTGGCTTGATAAAGTAGATAAGAGATATCTAGATACTATTGTTTGGGAATGGTTATTAAGAGTAGATCTATATAATAGTGATTTTAAAGATTATATAAAAACTTATAGTAAGCTTCCTAAGCAATCTCAACAAGACAATGCTTGGAGATATTGGTTAGCATATAGTTATAAGAAATTAGGACAACAAGAAAAAGCGAAACAAATATTTGAGCAGTTAGCTAAAGAACCTTTAGAATATTATTCATTTTTGGCTGCTGATGAGTTGGGTAAACCATATAACTATGGTGATAAACCTAATGATAAGCTAGACACTAAAGATATTAACGACTTATTAAAAGAACAAACAATACAACAGGCTATTGATTTGTACCAGATTGATCAGTATACAGATTCTACTAGTTTATGGAAATGGAGTATTAGAAACAAATTAAAAAATGATCAAAAAGATGAAATAAAAAAATTAGCTCAATTAGTAGCTAATGAGAATATGTACTATGCAGCTATATTTAATATGTCAGTTATTGGTCAGTATTCAAATATTAACTTGCTATTTCCTAAGGCTTTTATTTCTAAGGTTAAGGAGAATGCTGATAAGTATGCTATTGATAAAGGTCTAATCCTTTCTATAATGAGAAAAGAGTCACTTTTTGATATAGAAGCGAAATCACCAGCGGGTGCTAAAGGTTTAATGCAAGTAACTATACCAACAGCAGAATTTATAGTTAAAAAATATAAACTATCTTTAGTTGGAGCTAAGCTAGATAAGATTGACACCCAAATATTTACTCCAGAGAATAATATTAAAATTGGTACCGCAAATTTATATTTTCTAGATAGTCTTTTTAATAAGAATATAATCTTGGGCATAGCAGCATATAATGCTGGTCCTGGAAATGTAGCTAAATGGTTAAATAGCAAAGAAGTCCCAGCTCCCATTTGGATAGAAAACATACCATTCGGTGAAACTAGGCACTATGTTCGTAAAGTTTTAGTTTATATGATTGTATATAATGATTTTGTCCTTAAAGATAAGCAAAAGCATATCAGTGACTTTCTTGGATCTAAGTTATCCCATAAGTTAAGTTTTAGGTAG